One Streptomyces sp. R28 DNA window includes the following coding sequences:
- a CDS encoding substrate-binding domain-containing protein: protein MRARLLAPALAALTLLTACTSRQADDGPDPNAPRPGTLRVLASSELSDMTPVLDRIADATGIKVRPTYMGTLDAVELLAKGKADGRYDALWLSSNDYLRLRPDASKKVVSETPVMSSPVAVGVRSTALGRLGWKPDAVTWAQIEQAVQDGDLTYGMTDPARSNSGFATLVSVASALSGAQSALTDADVGKATPRLKEFFQGQKLTSGSSGWLATAYRRRGDVDALLNYESVLKGIPGLTVIRPTDGVVTADYPLSSLASTSAATREDVRRLTEALRTEDVQRLITERTHRRPVVASVPPAPGLDNGRRRELPFPGSRSVADGLLDSYENELRRPSRTVYVLDTSGSMEGDRLAQLKRALADLTGDFREREEVTLMPFGSDVKSVRTHVVEPARPKRGLDAIRADTDALTAEGDTAIYTSLEKAYEHLGAGRSQDTFTSVVLMTDGENTTGAEAADFDALYAGLDRDRRKTPVFPILFGDSDRSELEHIAELTGGRLFDAQEGSLDGAFEEIRGYQ from the coding sequence ATGAGAGCACGACTGCTCGCCCCCGCGCTGGCCGCGCTGACCCTGCTGACGGCCTGCACCTCGCGGCAGGCCGACGACGGCCCGGACCCGAACGCCCCACGGCCCGGCACCCTACGTGTCCTCGCCTCCAGCGAGCTCAGTGACATGACCCCGGTGCTCGACCGGATCGCCGACGCCACCGGCATCAAGGTCCGGCCCACTTACATGGGCACCCTCGACGCCGTGGAGCTGCTGGCGAAGGGCAAGGCGGACGGGCGGTACGACGCCCTGTGGCTGTCCTCCAACGACTACCTGCGCCTGCGGCCCGACGCGTCGAAGAAGGTCGTGTCCGAGACGCCGGTCATGTCGAGCCCGGTGGCCGTCGGGGTCAGGTCCACGGCACTCGGCAGGCTCGGCTGGAAGCCGGACGCTGTCACCTGGGCGCAGATCGAGCAGGCCGTCCAGGACGGAGACCTGACGTACGGCATGACCGACCCGGCCCGCTCCAACTCCGGCTTCGCCACCCTCGTCTCGGTCGCCTCGGCCCTCTCGGGCGCCCAGTCCGCGCTCACCGACGCGGACGTCGGCAAGGCCACGCCCCGGCTGAAGGAGTTCTTCCAGGGGCAGAAGCTGACGTCGGGGTCGTCGGGCTGGCTGGCGACGGCGTACCGGCGGCGCGGCGACGTCGACGCCCTGCTCAACTACGAGTCCGTCCTCAAGGGCATCCCGGGCCTGACCGTGATCCGCCCCACCGACGGTGTCGTCACCGCCGACTACCCGCTCTCCTCCCTCGCCTCGACGAGCGCCGCGACCCGCGAGGACGTCCGCCGCCTCACCGAGGCCCTGCGCACCGAGGACGTCCAGCGGCTGATCACCGAGCGCACCCATCGCCGCCCGGTCGTCGCCTCCGTCCCGCCCGCGCCCGGCCTCGACAACGGCCGGCGGCGCGAACTGCCCTTCCCGGGCAGCCGTTCCGTCGCCGACGGCCTGCTCGACTCGTATGAGAACGAGCTGCGCCGCCCGTCCAGGACGGTCTACGTCCTCGACACCTCGGGCTCGATGGAGGGTGACCGCCTGGCACAGCTGAAGCGGGCGCTCGCCGACCTCACCGGCGACTTCCGCGAGCGCGAGGAGGTCACGCTGATGCCCTTCGGGTCGGACGTGAAGAGCGTGCGCACGCATGTCGTGGAGCCGGCCCGCCCGAAGAGGGGGCTCGACGCCATCCGTGCGGACACCGACGCGCTCACCGCCGAGGGGGACACCGCGATCTACACCTCCCTGGAGAAGGCGTACGAGCATCTGGGCGCCGGACGGTCCCAGGACACGTTCACGTCGGTCGTGCTGATGACGGACGGCGAGAACACCACCGGCGCCGAGGCGGCGGACTTCGACGCCTTGTACGCCGGGCTCGACCGCGACCGGCGTAAGACGCCCGTCTTCCCCATCCTCTTCGGCGACTCCGACCGGTCCGAGCTGGAGCACATCGCCGAGCTGACCGGCGGCCGCCTCTTCGACGCCCAGGAGGGCTCGCTGGACGGTGCCTTCGAGGAGATCCGTGGCTACCAATAG
- a CDS encoding toxic anion resistance protein, producing MNNDDTFTLTPPEAVAPVPREKAGGLVPVDDAVRTDMANKASAYVEGLAALDARSPEFAGKVGEITALGAGEMRTAAAQSNRMLERTVRSLPDQGGDAQSQVAGSLVELRRVVEDLDPRDLPASKGRRFLSRLPGGNKLRDHVAKYASAQGTLNKIVGSLRGGQDELRRDNAALQTERVRLWETMGKLQEYVVLTEALDSAVEQHIAGFDVSDPQQADSLRADVLFPVRQKHQDLLTQLAVCAQGYLAMDVVRRNNEELIKGVDRAATTTVSALRISVMLASALDNQKKVIEQVNALRGTTEDLIRGNAEMLATQSGEIQRIAADPAVGAETLRSAFQQIYRTLDAIDTYKVQATEVMATTVENLTAELRHASTYLERSRSQGALEGGLG from the coding sequence GTGAACAACGACGACACCTTCACGCTCACCCCGCCCGAGGCCGTGGCGCCCGTACCGCGGGAGAAGGCGGGCGGGCTCGTGCCCGTCGACGACGCCGTCCGTACCGACATGGCCAACAAGGCCTCCGCCTATGTCGAGGGGCTCGCGGCGCTCGACGCCCGCTCCCCCGAGTTCGCCGGCAAGGTCGGCGAGATCACCGCCCTCGGCGCCGGTGAGATGCGTACCGCCGCCGCCCAGTCCAACCGCATGCTGGAGCGGACCGTCAGGAGCCTGCCGGACCAGGGCGGGGACGCCCAGTCGCAGGTCGCGGGCTCGCTCGTCGAGCTGCGGAGGGTGGTGGAGGACCTGGATCCGCGGGACCTGCCCGCGTCCAAGGGCCGCAGGTTCCTGTCCCGGCTCCCTGGCGGCAACAAGCTGCGCGACCACGTCGCCAAGTACGCCTCCGCGCAGGGGACCCTGAACAAGATCGTGGGATCCCTGCGGGGTGGGCAGGACGAGCTGCGGCGGGACAACGCCGCACTGCAGACGGAGCGGGTGCGCCTGTGGGAGACCATGGGCAAGCTCCAGGAGTACGTCGTCCTGACCGAGGCCCTGGACTCCGCCGTCGAGCAGCACATCGCCGGGTTCGACGTGAGCGACCCGCAGCAGGCGGACTCCCTCCGGGCCGACGTGCTCTTTCCGGTCCGGCAGAAGCACCAGGACCTGCTCACCCAGCTCGCGGTGTGCGCGCAGGGCTACCTCGCCATGGACGTCGTACGACGCAACAACGAGGAGCTGATCAAGGGCGTCGACCGGGCGGCCACGACCACCGTCTCGGCGCTGCGGATCTCCGTGATGCTGGCGTCCGCGCTCGACAACCAGAAGAAGGTCATCGAGCAGGTCAACGCCCTGCGGGGCACCACCGAGGACCTCATCCGGGGCAATGCCGAGATGCTCGCCACGCAGAGCGGGGAGATCCAGCGCATCGCCGCCGACCCGGCCGTTGGCGCCGAGACCCTGCGCTCGGCCTTCCAGCAGATCTACCGCACGCTCGACGCCATCGACACCTACAAGGTGCAGGCGACCGAGGTGATGGCGACGACGGTGGAGAACCTCACCGCCGAACTGCGGCACGCGAGCACCTACTTGGAGCGCAGCCGCTCGCAGGGCGCGCTGGAGGGTGGGCTCGGATGA
- a CDS encoding substrate-binding domain-containing protein, whose product MRRIAGIVLAVLLIGGVVAAVVAGRSDEDNGTATKTVQGVIGSEKAEFFADPDVVRALAAKGYTVKAEASGSWAMEGLDLKGYDFAFPSSQAPADELAKKYGARQPLPRPFYSPLVIVAHRGAAEVLAGNGLATLDQPSRGTLDMAAYLDAAERDRTWQQLKGAEKYGELSGTLFISSTDPESSNSGALYLAAASYVANGGRVVAGEADLDRTEPLLKKLVTVQGAQQAGSDAVFRDFVSGVGNPLVLVYESQVASLLADGQKPGDLVVLYPDTTVNSDHTVVPLTDDGKALAELLSADPELRRLALRHGFRPQGAAAEFASATTYLKQELTGVRQAPVPTSAVLHEMARRARG is encoded by the coding sequence GTGAGACGTATCGCAGGGATCGTCCTCGCGGTTCTGCTGATCGGTGGCGTGGTGGCCGCCGTCGTCGCGGGTCGCAGTGATGAGGACAACGGCACGGCAACGAAGACCGTGCAGGGAGTGATCGGATCGGAGAAGGCGGAGTTCTTCGCCGATCCCGACGTGGTGCGGGCCCTCGCCGCCAAGGGCTACACCGTGAAGGCCGAGGCCTCCGGGTCCTGGGCCATGGAGGGGCTGGACCTCAAGGGCTACGACTTCGCCTTCCCGTCCAGTCAGGCGCCCGCGGACGAACTGGCCAAGAAGTACGGCGCACGGCAGCCCTTGCCGCGCCCCTTCTACTCGCCGCTCGTCATCGTGGCCCACCGAGGCGCCGCCGAGGTGCTCGCGGGCAACGGGCTCGCCACCCTCGATCAGCCGAGCCGCGGCACGCTCGACATGGCCGCCTACCTGGACGCCGCCGAGCGCGACCGCACCTGGCAGCAGCTCAAGGGGGCCGAGAAGTACGGCGAGTTGAGCGGGACGCTCTTCATCTCCAGCACCGACCCGGAGTCCTCCAACTCCGGTGCCCTCTACCTCGCCGCCGCCTCCTACGTGGCGAACGGCGGCCGGGTGGTCGCGGGCGAGGCCGACCTCGACCGCACCGAGCCCCTGCTGAAGAAGCTCGTCACCGTCCAGGGCGCCCAGCAGGCCGGCTCGGACGCGGTCTTCCGGGACTTCGTCAGCGGGGTGGGCAACCCGCTGGTCCTGGTCTACGAGTCGCAGGTCGCCTCGCTGCTCGCGGACGGGCAGAAGCCCGGCGACCTGGTCGTGCTCTACCCGGACACCACGGTCAACAGCGACCACACCGTCGTACCGCTCACCGACGACGGCAAGGCGCTCGCCGAACTCCTCTCCGCCGACCCGGAGTTGCGCAGGCTGGCCCTTCGGCACGGGTTTCGGCCGCAGGGCGCCGCCGCCGAGTTCGCCTCGGCCACCACCTACCTCAAGCAGGAACTGACCGGCGTCCGGCAGGCGCCCGTGCCCACCTCCGCGGTGCTGCACGAGATGGCGCGCCGGGCACGCGGATAA
- a CDS encoding pyridoxal phosphate-dependent aminotransferase, protein MQVIQSTKLANVCYEIRGPVLEEAMRLESAGHRILKLNTGNPAAFGFECPPEILEDVLRNVSSAHGYGDAKGLLAARRAVVMHNQTLGIETDVEHVFIGNGVSELIVMAMQGLLDDGDEVLVPAPDYPLWTAAVSLSGGTAVHYRCDEQSDWMPDLADVERKVTDRTKAIVIINPNNPTGAVYDEAMIRGLTDIARRHNLLVCSDEIYDKILYDGATHTPTAAVAPDLLTLTFNGMSKAYRVAGYRVGWMSISGPRAHADSYIEGLTILANMRLCANMPGQHGVVAALSGRQTINDLVLPGGRLKEQVDVAYELLTQIPGVTCVRPKGALYLFPRLDPKVFKIKDDRQMVLDLLRREKIMVVQGSGFNWPEPDHFRIVTLPTVTDLRDAVGRIARFLDGYGQP, encoded by the coding sequence ATGCAGGTGATCCAGTCGACGAAGCTCGCCAACGTCTGTTACGAGATCCGGGGCCCGGTGCTCGAGGAGGCGATGCGGCTCGAGTCGGCAGGGCATCGGATCCTCAAGCTGAACACCGGAAACCCGGCCGCGTTCGGCTTCGAGTGTCCGCCCGAGATCCTGGAGGACGTCCTCCGGAACGTGTCGTCGGCCCACGGGTACGGCGACGCCAAGGGCCTGCTCGCCGCCCGCCGCGCCGTCGTCATGCACAACCAGACCCTCGGCATCGAGACCGACGTCGAGCACGTCTTCATCGGCAACGGCGTCTCCGAGCTGATCGTCATGGCGATGCAGGGGCTGCTCGACGACGGGGACGAGGTGCTGGTCCCGGCGCCCGACTATCCGCTGTGGACCGCCGCGGTCTCCCTGTCCGGCGGCACCGCGGTCCACTACCGGTGCGACGAGCAGTCCGACTGGATGCCCGACCTCGCCGACGTCGAGCGCAAGGTCACCGACCGCACCAAGGCCATCGTCATCATCAACCCCAACAACCCGACGGGGGCCGTGTACGACGAGGCCATGATCCGCGGGCTGACGGACATCGCCCGGCGGCACAACCTCCTCGTCTGCTCCGACGAGATCTACGACAAGATCCTCTACGACGGCGCCACGCACACCCCGACCGCCGCCGTCGCCCCCGACCTGCTCACCCTCACCTTCAACGGCATGTCGAAGGCCTACCGGGTCGCCGGCTACCGGGTGGGATGGATGTCGATCTCGGGCCCGCGCGCCCACGCCGACTCCTACATCGAGGGCCTCACCATCCTCGCGAACATGCGGCTGTGCGCGAACATGCCCGGTCAGCACGGAGTCGTGGCCGCCCTCAGCGGACGGCAGACCATCAACGACCTGGTGCTGCCCGGGGGGCGGCTGAAGGAGCAGGTGGATGTCGCCTACGAGCTGCTGACGCAGATCCCCGGGGTGACGTGCGTGCGGCCGAAGGGAGCGCTGTATCTGTTCCCGCGCCTCGACCCCAAGGTCTTCAAGATCAAGGACGACCGGCAGATGGTCCTCGACCTGCTGCGCCGCGAGAAGATCATGGTCGTCCAGGGCAGCGGCTTCAACTGGCCCGAGCCGGACCACTTCCGGATCGTGACCCTGCCGACGGTCACTGATCTGCGGGACGCGGTGGGGCGGATCGCGCGGTTCCTCGACGGGTACGGCCAGCCCTGA
- a CDS encoding serine protease, with translation MRKPLGAALLALAIAGAGAVPAVAAPVESASSFGKSVDTGSVTSVVNDTVASTADTLDQVLNGPKVQAVNFAGTVALSNCSGSLVRFSDSEDNDPALVMTNGHCLETGMPGPGQVVVDRASSRTFSLLNSSGNRAGTLRASKIAYGTMTDTDVAFYQLTTTYAQIKSSYSINPLTVADTHPVKGTAITVASGYWKRLYSCNIDGFAYRLKEGDWTFKDSVRYTSACNTIGGTSGSPVIDQATNKVVAVNNTGNEDGERCTVNNPCEVDESGNVTVHQGINYAQEIYQIPACFGVDNKLDLSASGCVLPKP, from the coding sequence ATGAGAAAACCTCTCGGCGCCGCCCTCCTCGCCCTGGCGATAGCCGGGGCCGGCGCCGTACCCGCGGTCGCGGCTCCCGTGGAGTCGGCCTCGTCCTTCGGCAAGAGCGTGGACACGGGCTCGGTCACGTCGGTGGTCAATGACACCGTCGCCTCCACCGCGGACACCCTTGACCAGGTCCTGAACGGTCCCAAGGTTCAGGCCGTCAACTTCGCGGGCACCGTGGCACTCAGCAACTGCTCCGGCTCCCTCGTCCGCTTCTCCGACTCGGAGGACAACGACCCGGCGCTGGTGATGACCAACGGCCACTGTCTGGAGACCGGCATGCCCGGCCCCGGCCAGGTCGTGGTCGACCGGGCCTCCAGCCGTACCTTCAGTCTGCTCAACTCCTCGGGCAACCGGGCCGGCACCCTGCGTGCCAGCAAGATCGCCTACGGGACGATGACCGACACGGACGTCGCCTTCTACCAACTCACCACGACGTACGCGCAGATCAAGAGCTCGTACAGCATCAACCCGCTCACCGTGGCCGACACCCACCCGGTCAAGGGCACCGCCATCACCGTCGCCTCCGGCTACTGGAAGCGGCTGTACAGCTGCAACATCGACGGGTTCGCGTACCGCCTCAAGGAAGGCGACTGGACCTTCAAGGACTCGGTCCGCTACACCTCCGCCTGCAACACCATCGGAGGAACCTCCGGCTCCCCCGTCATCGACCAGGCCACCAACAAGGTCGTCGCCGTCAACAACACCGGCAACGAGGACGGCGAGCGCTGCACGGTCAACAACCCGTGCGAGGTGGACGAGAGCGGCAACGTCACCGTCCACCAGGGCATCAACTACGCCCAGGAGATCTACCAGATCCCCGCGTGCTTCGGCGTCGACAACAAGCTCGACCTGAGTGCGAGCGGGTGCGTGCTGCCCAAGCCGTAG
- a CDS encoding amidohydrolase family protein — MEDLVIRDADVVDGSGAASYRADVVVNDGRIVSIVQEAAAAGCQRPKARRELDAEGLVLSPGFIDMHAHSDLALLRDPDHSAKAAQGVTLEVIGQDGLSYAPVDDRTLAEVRRAITGWNGSGDDIDFDWRTVGEYLDRLDSGFEGRGIAVNAAYLIPQGTVRALAVGWEDRQATPDELDRMRQLVAQGMEQGAVGMSSGLTYTPGMYAKDAELTELCRVVASYGGYYCPHHRSYGAGALEAYEEMVALTREADCSLHLAHATMNFGVNKGRAPELLSLLDKALESGADITLDTYPYTPGCTTLVAMLPSWASEGGPEAILARLSDDATAERIRHHMEVIGADGCHGVPIEWDTIEISGVSDPALGDFVGRTVRQSADARGEAPWVTARRLLLQDRLGSTILQHVGHEENVRAIMRHRVHTGGSDGILQGTKPHPRAYGTFPHYLGRYVRELGVLSLEECVAHLTARPAARLRLPDRGLVREGYRADLVLFDPGTVAAGSTFEEPRRLPRGIPYVLVDGRFVIEDGRRTDVLAGRAVRRTPK, encoded by the coding sequence ATGGAGGACCTGGTCATTCGGGACGCGGACGTCGTGGACGGCAGCGGCGCCGCGTCGTACCGCGCCGATGTGGTCGTGAACGACGGCAGGATCGTGTCGATCGTCCAGGAGGCCGCGGCGGCCGGCTGCCAACGCCCAAAGGCGCGACGGGAACTGGACGCGGAGGGACTCGTCCTCTCCCCCGGCTTCATCGACATGCACGCCCACAGCGACCTGGCGCTGCTCCGCGACCCCGACCACAGCGCCAAGGCCGCACAGGGCGTCACCCTTGAGGTCATCGGCCAGGACGGCCTGTCGTACGCCCCGGTCGACGACCGCACCCTCGCCGAGGTCCGCCGCGCGATCACCGGCTGGAACGGCTCCGGCGACGACATCGACTTCGACTGGCGGACGGTCGGCGAGTACCTGGACCGCCTCGACTCCGGTTTCGAAGGCCGGGGCATCGCGGTGAACGCGGCGTACCTGATCCCCCAGGGCACGGTCCGCGCACTCGCCGTCGGCTGGGAGGACAGGCAGGCGACGCCGGACGAGCTCGACCGGATGCGGCAGTTGGTCGCACAGGGCATGGAGCAGGGCGCGGTCGGCATGTCGTCCGGGCTGACGTACACGCCCGGCATGTACGCCAAGGACGCCGAGCTGACGGAGCTGTGCCGGGTGGTGGCGTCGTACGGCGGCTACTACTGCCCGCACCACCGCTCCTACGGGGCGGGGGCCCTGGAGGCGTACGAGGAGATGGTGGCCCTGACGAGGGAGGCGGACTGCTCCCTGCACCTGGCCCACGCCACGATGAACTTCGGCGTGAACAAGGGCCGGGCGCCGGAGCTGCTGTCCCTGCTGGACAAGGCGCTGGAGTCCGGGGCCGACATCACTCTCGACACCTACCCCTACACCCCCGGCTGCACGACCCTCGTCGCCATGCTGCCGAGCTGGGCGAGCGAGGGCGGCCCCGAGGCGATCCTGGCCCGGCTGTCGGACGACGCGACGGCCGAGCGCATCCGCCACCACATGGAGGTCATCGGCGCGGACGGCTGCCACGGCGTGCCCATCGAGTGGGACACGATCGAGATCTCGGGCGTGAGCGACCCGGCGCTCGGGGACTTCGTGGGCCGTACGGTCCGGCAGTCGGCGGACGCGCGGGGCGAGGCCCCCTGGGTGACCGCCCGGCGTCTGCTGCTCCAAGACCGGCTGGGCTCGACGATCCTCCAGCACGTGGGCCACGAGGAGAACGTACGGGCGATCATGCGGCACCGCGTCCACACCGGCGGTTCGGACGGCATCCTGCAGGGCACGAAGCCACATCCGAGGGCGTACGGCACGTTCCCGCACTACCTCGGCCGGTACGTGCGGGAGTTGGGGGTCCTGTCCCTGGAGGAGTGTGTGGCCCATCTGACCGCGCGCCCGGCGGCGCGGCTGCGGCTGCCGGACCGGGGGCTGGTCCGCGAGGGCTACCGGGCGGACCTGGTGCTGTTCGACCCGGGGACGGTGGCGGCGGGTTCGACCTTCGAGGAGCCGCGGAGGCTGCCGAGGGGTATTCCGTACGTCCTCGTGGACGGCCGTTTCGTGATCGAGGACGGCCGCAGGACGGACGTACTCGCGGGGCGGGCGGTCCGCAGGACACCAAAGTGA
- a CDS encoding amino acid deaminase has protein sequence MSNEALVRLAEERVDHRFKGLPPDADGLTVAELAAQRRNLFTGGFATPVLALSAERLEHNLDLMETYAVRHGLAFAPHGKTSMAPQLFQRQIEHGAWGITLAVPHQVRVARAYGTRRIFLANELVDPAALRWIAGELAADPDFRLICYVDSVRGVQQMDAALRDAGTTRPLDVVVEPAAGEGARTGVRTEAECVAVADAVADVSTLRLVGVAGYEGEVPQANPERVRAWLRRLVSLAAEFDKAGRFTGLEEIVVSAGGSAWFDAVADVFAQIPELSLPVLKLLRSGAYVSHDDGHYRKLTPFNRVPQEGALEPAFRLWAQVVSRPSPDQAFVNAGKRDAAYDLDLPFAQVVRRDGAERPATGISVTALSDQHAWLRTSEEADLEVGDWLGMGLSHPCTSFDKWQLIPVAQADGTVVDYIRTFF, from the coding sequence ATGAGCAACGAGGCGCTCGTCCGACTGGCCGAGGAACGCGTCGATCACCGCTTCAAGGGCCTCCCCCCGGACGCCGACGGCCTGACCGTCGCCGAGTTGGCCGCCCAGCGCCGCAACCTCTTCACCGGCGGCTTCGCCACCCCCGTCCTCGCGCTCTCCGCCGAGCGCCTGGAGCACAACCTCGACCTCATGGAGACGTACGCGGTCCGCCACGGCCTCGCCTTCGCCCCGCACGGCAAGACCTCCATGGCCCCCCAGCTGTTCCAGCGGCAGATCGAGCACGGCGCGTGGGGCATCACGCTCGCGGTGCCGCACCAGGTCCGGGTGGCGCGGGCGTACGGAACCCGGCGGATCTTCCTCGCCAACGAGCTCGTGGACCCGGCGGCCCTGCGCTGGATCGCCGGCGAGCTGGCGGCCGACCCCGACTTCCGCCTCATCTGCTACGTCGACTCCGTGCGCGGCGTGCAGCAGATGGACGCCGCGCTGCGCGACGCCGGGACCACCCGCCCGCTGGACGTGGTGGTCGAGCCCGCGGCCGGCGAGGGTGCCCGTACCGGCGTCCGTACGGAGGCGGAGTGCGTTGCCGTCGCGGACGCGGTGGCGGACGTGTCGACGCTACGACTGGTCGGCGTCGCCGGGTACGAGGGCGAGGTCCCGCAGGCGAACCCCGAGCGGGTGCGGGCGTGGCTGCGCCGACTGGTCTCGCTGGCCGCCGAATTCGACAAGGCGGGCCGTTTCACGGGGCTCGAGGAGATCGTCGTCAGCGCGGGCGGCAGCGCGTGGTTCGACGCGGTGGCGGACGTGTTCGCGCAGATCCCCGAACTCTCCCTTCCGGTGCTGAAGTTGCTGCGCTCGGGCGCGTACGTCTCGCATGACGACGGCCACTACCGCAAGCTGACCCCGTTCAACCGGGTCCCGCAGGAGGGCGCCCTCGAACCCGCCTTCCGCCTCTGGGCCCAGGTCGTCTCCCGCCCCTCCCCCGACCAGGCCTTCGTCAACGCGGGCAAGCGGGACGCGGCGTACGACCTCGACCTGCCCTTCGCCCAGGTGGTCCGCCGGGACGGCGCCGAGCGCCCGGCCACCGGCATCTCGGTGACCGCCCTGTCCGACCAGCACGCGTGGCTGCGGACGTCCGAGGAGGCGGACCTGGAGGTCGGGGACTGGCTCGGCATGGGGCTGTCCCACCCGTGCACGTCGTTCGACAAGTGGCAGCTGATTCCGGTCGCGCAGGCGGACGGGACGGTCGTCGACTACATCCGCACGTTCTTCTAG
- a CDS encoding sugar kinase yields MTATGPCNALDVVDVVALGESMVTFLPTRPGRLADVPSFERGIGGAESNVACGLAAAGHSVRWVSRVGADGFGDHLVEAIGGYGVDVSAVRRDPVRPTGVYFRTAGDRATDAHEVAYYRTGSAASAMSVENVQPEAVRSGRVLHLSGITAALSKGCLGLLRQLTAPDEGRPLVSFDVNHRAGLWQDADGPLVLLELARGADIVFVGVDEAEEAWGVTGGPESIREALPEPPVLVVKDGGRGATVFASAAGDRAASATPGPQWGQRDGTPPTPGHATGAAPAPDADAAPTSFVPALHVEVAAATGAGDAFAAGFLSATLRALPLRDRLRHGHLWAAAALAAPGDLAAPPSRDHADRLVALDDAAWEKLRLGPGWTQAFERADEEVRTP; encoded by the coding sequence GTGACTGCCACCGGACCCTGCAATGCCCTCGACGTCGTCGACGTTGTCGCGCTCGGCGAGTCCATGGTCACGTTCCTGCCCACGCGGCCGGGGCGCCTCGCCGACGTGCCGTCGTTCGAGCGGGGGATCGGGGGCGCGGAGTCCAATGTCGCGTGCGGGCTCGCCGCCGCCGGACACTCTGTGCGGTGGGTGAGCCGGGTGGGGGCGGACGGGTTCGGCGACCACTTGGTGGAGGCGATCGGCGGGTACGGCGTCGACGTCTCGGCCGTACGCCGGGATCCGGTGCGGCCGACGGGCGTGTACTTCCGCACGGCCGGGGACAGGGCGACGGACGCGCACGAGGTGGCGTACTACCGGACGGGGTCGGCGGCGTCGGCGATGTCCGTGGAGAACGTGCAGCCGGAGGCGGTGCGTTCGGGGCGGGTGCTGCATCTGTCGGGGATCACGGCGGCGCTGTCCAAGGGGTGCCTCGGGCTGCTGCGACAGCTGACCGCTCCGGACGAGGGCCGCCCGCTGGTCTCCTTCGACGTGAACCACCGGGCAGGCCTGTGGCAGGACGCCGACGGTCCGCTGGTGCTGCTGGAGCTGGCACGCGGGGCGGACATCGTGTTCGTGGGCGTTGACGAGGCGGAGGAGGCGTGGGGGGTTACGGGAGGTCCGGAGTCGATCCGGGAGGCGCTGCCGGAACCGCCGGTGTTGGTGGTGAAGGACGGGGGCCGTGGCGCGACCGTGTTCGCCTCAGCCGCGGGCGATCGTGCCGCCAGTGCGACTCCCGGCCCGCAGTGGGGGCAGCGGGACGGCACCCCGCCGACGCCGGGCCACGCCACCGGAGCTGCCCCGGCGCCGGACGCCGACGCGGCGCCGACCAGCTTCGTCCCCGCCCTCCACGTCGAGGTCGCGGCAGCGACGGGCGCGGGCGACGCCTTCGCCGCCGGCTTCCTCTCCGCCACCCTCCGCGCCCTCCCCCTCCGCGACCGCCTCCGGCACGGTCACCTCTGGGCCGCCGCCGCCCTCGCCGCCCCCGGCGACCTCGCCGCACCCCCCTCCCGCGACCACGCCGACCGCCTGGTCGCCCTCGACGACGCCGCGTGGGAGAAACTTCGACTCGGCCCCGGCTGGACGCAAGCCTTTGAGCGGGCCGACGAGGAGGTACGTACGCCATGA
- a CDS encoding IclR family transcriptional regulator, with translation MSQTVDRALSILPLLAEGPADLGQVADRLGVHKSTALRLLRTLHEHGLVYRQSDQRYRLGARLIALAQEAMENLDIREIAHPHLARLNESCGHTVHLAVYEENEVLYIDKVESRYPVRMYSRIGKPVAITVAAVAKLLLADLAEHERRALAEKLDYPMYTARSTPNAPAFLRELDKVREQGWATDLGGHEESINCVAAPIRGADGRVVAAMSVSAPNVVVTADELLTLLPLVRRTADDISGEYSGRTSVKGTA, from the coding sequence ATGAGCCAGACCGTCGACCGCGCACTCAGCATCCTGCCGCTGCTCGCGGAGGGCCCCGCCGACCTCGGCCAGGTCGCCGACCGCCTCGGCGTCCACAAGTCCACGGCCCTGCGCCTCCTGCGCACCCTGCACGAGCACGGCCTCGTCTACCGCCAGTCCGACCAGCGCTACCGCCTCGGCGCCCGCCTGATCGCCCTCGCCCAGGAGGCGATGGAGAACCTCGACATCCGCGAGATCGCCCACCCCCACCTGGCCCGGCTGAACGAGAGCTGCGGGCACACCGTGCACCTCGCCGTGTACGAGGAGAACGAGGTGCTGTACATCGACAAGGTCGAGAGCCGGTACCCCGTACGGATGTACTCGCGGATCGGCAAACCCGTCGCCATCACCGTCGCCGCCGTCGCGAAGCTCCTCCTCGCCGACCTGGCCGAGCACGAGCGCCGCGCCCTCGCCGAGAAGCTCGACTACCCCATGTACACGGCCCGTTCCACCCCCAACGCCCCCGCGTTCCTGCGGGAGTTGGACAAGGTACGCGAACAGGGCTGGGCCACCGACCTCGGTGGCCACGAGGAGTCCATCAACTGCGTGGCCGCGCCGATCCGCGGTGCCGACGGCCGGGTCGTCGCCGCGATGTCGGTCTCCGCGCCGAACGTCGTCGTCACCGCCGACGAACTCCTCACCCTGCTCCCGCTGGTACGCCGTACGGCGGACGACATCAGCGGCGAGTACTCCGGCAGGACCTCAGTGAAAGGCACCGCATGA